A genomic stretch from Rubripirellula reticaptiva includes:
- a CDS encoding aspartate aminotransferase family protein, whose product MSKKNLATSTIQISGPIPGPRAQAILDRRDASTVRGLYRSCPIVAESASGATVTDVDGNVFIDLAGGIGALNAGHCPPEVTKAIHDQADKLIHLCNIVGTYESMVQLNEKLHEIVPIRGLKKTLLCNSGVEAGENAVKIARYATGRQGIIVFEGAFHGRSLLGMTMTSKYDLYKRGFGPFASEVYRVPFPYEYREKPNGMSTDDFCELRINDLKKAFVAQIDPTSVAAVIIEPVQGEGGFIPAPPAYIRALRELTAQHGILLASDEVQSGFGRTGKMFAIEHTPGCGTEWDVDMVIMAKSIGSGLPIAAVTGKAEVMDKPHVGGLGSTFGGNPVACAGAVATIDYMRENNLADRANEIGSITLDYFRRWQAKHHAIGDVRCAGAMCALEFVKDRKTKEPNSVLPPLIVEEAFQRGVIMIRAGLYGSCLRLLAPLVISDSQLHEAMQALESAIDAAVLRAKTA is encoded by the coding sequence ATGTCTAAAAAGAATCTTGCAACTTCTACGATTCAAATCAGCGGCCCTATTCCAGGTCCTCGGGCCCAAGCGATTCTCGATCGCCGCGACGCATCCACGGTCCGGGGCCTTTACCGATCGTGTCCTATCGTTGCCGAGTCTGCTTCCGGCGCTACGGTGACTGACGTCGACGGCAACGTTTTCATCGACCTAGCCGGCGGCATTGGCGCACTCAATGCCGGTCATTGTCCACCCGAAGTCACCAAGGCGATTCACGACCAAGCGGATAAGTTGATTCATTTGTGCAACATCGTGGGCACCTACGAATCGATGGTGCAACTGAACGAAAAACTGCATGAGATTGTGCCGATCCGCGGCCTCAAAAAGACATTGCTTTGCAATTCGGGTGTCGAGGCCGGCGAGAACGCAGTGAAAATTGCGCGCTACGCCACGGGGCGACAGGGCATCATCGTGTTCGAGGGAGCATTTCACGGACGAAGCCTCTTGGGAATGACGATGACGAGCAAATACGATCTCTACAAACGTGGATTCGGGCCGTTTGCGAGCGAAGTCTATCGTGTGCCGTTTCCGTATGAATACCGCGAGAAGCCGAACGGGATGAGCACCGACGATTTCTGCGAACTACGAATCAACGATTTGAAGAAAGCTTTCGTCGCGCAGATTGATCCCACCAGTGTCGCCGCGGTGATTATCGAGCCTGTGCAAGGCGAGGGCGGCTTTATCCCAGCACCGCCCGCGTACATTCGAGCCTTACGCGAACTCACCGCCCAACACGGAATCCTGTTAGCCAGTGACGAAGTGCAAAGCGGCTTTGGTCGCACAGGAAAAATGTTCGCGATCGAACACACGCCGGGCTGTGGTACCGAGTGGGATGTCGACATGGTGATCATGGCCAAGAGCATTGGGTCGGGATTGCCGATTGCGGCAGTCACCGGCAAGGCTGAGGTGATGGACAAACCACACGTTGGGGGACTTGGTTCAACTTTCGGCGGCAACCCCGTGGCGTGCGCCGGTGCGGTAGCAACGATCGACTACATGCGAGAAAACAACTTGGCGGACCGGGCGAACGAGATCGGCTCGATAACACTGGATTACTTCCGTCGGTGGCAGGCAAAGCACCATGCTATTGGCGACGTGAGGTGCGCCGGTGCGATGTGTGCGCTGGAATTTGTCAAGGATCGAAAAACTAAAGAACCCAATTCGGTTCTGCCACCGTTGATCGTCGAAGAGGCGTTCCAGCGGGGGGTGATCATGATTCGCGCCGGGCTTTACGGTTCGTGTCTTCGTTTGCTTGCGCCGCTGGTGATTAGTGATTCGCAACTCCATGAAGCCATGCAGGCACTGGAATCTGCGATCGATGCCGCAGTGTTGCGAGCCAAGACCGCGTAG
- a CDS encoding NAD-dependent succinate-semialdehyde dehydrogenase has product MKIFSINPATNETIETFPTLSKDETLELVERADQAYRSWRTTTFDERKQAVTAFASLLRERVDDLAQIITREMGKRISESRREIEFCAQIAEFYAGGAESFLANQQLESSDANVFIRFEPIGVLLGVMPWNYPFYQVTRFAAPNIMAGNTVMVKHAENVPKCAQIIADLFEQCRLPRGVYTNLFIPTSFVEAIVSDLRVQGVSLTGSERAGAAVAALAGKNLKRSVLELGGNDPFIVLEDADIDSTVEFAVKGRMTNAGQSCVAAKRFIVVKSVADEFLAKFKQSMSVLKIGDPMDDETTVSPLSTEQAAVTLSEQVQASVDAGATVLLGGDRPARPGAYFNPTILTDVTPDMPTYDQELFGPVATVYVVDDEEAAIQLANDSSYGLGGSIYTRDIDRGRRIAERIESGMIFINQPTKSQADLPFGGIKNSGYGRELSHLGILEFVNKKLVHLGSKSS; this is encoded by the coding sequence GTGAAAATTTTCAGTATCAACCCGGCTACTAACGAAACCATCGAGACTTTCCCAACGCTGTCGAAAGACGAGACGCTTGAGTTGGTTGAACGTGCTGACCAAGCGTATCGGTCTTGGCGAACAACGACCTTTGACGAACGCAAACAGGCCGTCACTGCGTTCGCTAGCCTGCTCAGGGAGCGTGTCGATGACTTGGCTCAGATCATCACTCGTGAGATGGGAAAACGAATTTCTGAAAGTCGACGGGAGATCGAGTTTTGCGCCCAAATTGCTGAGTTTTACGCAGGCGGTGCGGAATCATTCTTGGCGAACCAGCAATTGGAGAGTTCCGATGCAAACGTCTTTATTCGGTTCGAACCGATTGGTGTACTGCTGGGAGTGATGCCTTGGAACTACCCCTTTTATCAAGTCACACGATTCGCTGCACCGAACATCATGGCAGGAAACACTGTGATGGTGAAACACGCAGAAAATGTCCCCAAGTGCGCTCAGATCATTGCAGATCTGTTTGAGCAATGCCGACTGCCAAGGGGTGTCTACACGAACCTATTTATTCCAACCAGTTTTGTAGAGGCGATCGTATCTGATTTACGAGTTCAAGGTGTCTCGCTAACGGGTAGCGAGCGAGCGGGCGCGGCCGTTGCAGCACTGGCTGGCAAGAATTTAAAACGTTCGGTTCTGGAACTTGGAGGAAATGATCCATTCATTGTCTTAGAAGACGCAGACATTGATTCGACGGTCGAGTTTGCCGTGAAAGGAAGAATGACAAACGCTGGCCAGTCGTGTGTCGCTGCGAAACGCTTCATCGTCGTCAAATCGGTTGCCGACGAATTCCTGGCAAAGTTCAAACAATCGATGTCTGTGTTGAAGATCGGTGACCCGATGGATGACGAAACGACGGTTTCACCACTCTCGACGGAACAAGCGGCGGTTACGTTAAGCGAACAAGTGCAAGCGTCGGTCGACGCAGGAGCTACGGTTTTGCTAGGTGGCGATCGTCCCGCTCGGCCGGGTGCTTATTTCAATCCTACGATCTTGACTGACGTCACTCCTGATATGCCGACCTATGACCAAGAACTATTTGGTCCGGTTGCCACCGTTTACGTCGTTGATGACGAAGAAGCTGCGATTCAATTGGCCAATGATTCCTCCTATGGCCTAGGCGGAAGTATCTATACCCGTGACATTGATCGTGGCCGGCGCATTGCCGAGAGAATTGAATCGGGGATGATCTTCATTAACCAACCCACCAAATCGCAAGCTGACCTACCATTCGGTGGCATAAAAAATTCGGGCTATGGCCGAGAGCTTTCGCATCTCGGTATTCTAGAGTTTGTCAATAAGAAGCTCGTTCACTTGGGATCAAAAAGTTCATGA